A single genomic interval of Lynx canadensis isolate LIC74 chromosome A2, mLynCan4.pri.v2, whole genome shotgun sequence harbors:
- the P4HTM gene encoding transmembrane prolyl 4-hydroxylase: MAAAAAPRPEAASPKWAPPERERAGAAAGLDDCEDAPVRPLCKPRGICSRAYFLVLMVFVHLYLGNVLALLLFVHYSNGDESSDPGPQRRSQGPGTAPTLGPLTRLEGIKVGHERKVQLVADRDHFIRTLSLKPLLFEIPGFLSDEECRLIIHLAQMKGLQRSQILPTEEYEEAMGTMQVSQLDLFRLLDQNHDGRLQLREVLAQTRLGNGRWMTPENIQEMYSAIKADPDGDGVLSLQEFADMDLRDFHKYMRSHKAASSELVRNSHHTWLYQGEGAHHVMRSIRQRVLRLTRLSPEIVELSEPLQVVRYGEGGHYHAHVDSGPVYPETICSHTKLVANESVPFETSCRYMTVLFYLNNVTGGGETVFPVADNRTYDEMSLIQDDVDLRDTRRHCDKGNLRVKPRQGTAVFWYNYLPDGQGWVGDVDDYSLHGGCLVTRGTKWIANNWINVDPSRARQALFQQEMARLAREGGTDAQPEWALDRAYRDARVEL; this comes from the exons atggcggcggcggcggccccgaGGCCAGAGGCCGCGAGTCCGAAGTGGGCACCGCCTGAACGCGAGCGGGCCGGGGCCGCGGCCGGGCTGGACGACTGCGAGGACGCACCGGTCCGGCCGCTGTGCAAGCCCCGCGGCATCTGCTCGCGCGCCTACTTCCTGGTGCTGATGGTGTTCGTGCACCTGTACCTGGGCAACGTGCTGGCGCTGCTGCTCTTCGTGCACTACAGCAACGGCGACGAGAGCAGCGACCCCGGGCCCCAGCGCCGCTCCCAGGGCCCCGGGACCGCGCCAACCCTGGGTCCCCTCACCCGGCTGGAGGGCATCAAG GTGGGGCACGAACGTAAAGTCCAGCTGGTCGCGGACAGGGATCACTTCATCCGAACACTCAGCCTCAAGCCGCTGCTCTTTG AAATCCCTGGCTTCCTGAGTGATGAAGAGTGTCGGCTCATCATCCACCTGGCCCAGATGAAGGGGCTACAGCGCAGCCAGATTCTGCCCACTGAAGAATACGAGGAGGCAATGGGCACAATGCAGGTCAGCCAGCTGGACCTCTTCCGGCTGTTGGACCAGAACCATGACGGTCGCCTGCAGCTCCGCGAG GTCCTGGCCCAGACTCGCCTGGGAAATGGACGGTGGATGACTCCAGAGAACATTCAGGAGATGTACTCTGCGATCAAGGCTGACCCTGATGGTGATG GAGTGCTGAGCCTGCAGGAGTTCGCTGACATGGACCTTCGAGACTTCCACAAGTATATGAGGAGCCACAAGGCAGCATCCAGTGAGCTGGTGCGGAACAGCCACCACACGTGGCTCTACCAGGGTGAAGGTGCCCACCACGTCATGCGCTCCATCCGCCAGAG GGTGCTACGCCTCACCCGCCTGTCACCTGAGATCGTGGAGCTCAGCGAGCCGCTGCAGGTTGTACGGTATGGCGAGGGAGGCCACTACCATGCCCATGTGGACAGCGGACCTGTGTACCCAGAGACCATCTGCTCCCATACTAAGTTGGTAGCCAATGAGTCTGTACCATTCGAGACCTCCTGCCG CTACATGACAGTGCTGTTTTATTTGAACAACGTCACCGGTGGGGGCGAGACTGTCTTCCCTGTAGCAGACAACAGAACCTACGATGAAATG AGTCTGATTCAAGATGACGTTGATCTCCGTGACACTCGGAGGCACTGTGACAAGGGGAACCTGCGGGTCAAGCCCCGGCAGGGCACAGCAGTCTTCTGGTACAACTACCTGCCTGATGGGCAAG GTTGGGTGGGCGACGTGGACGACTACTCGCTGCATGGGGGCTGCCTGGTCACACGTGGCACTAAGTGGATCGCCAACAACTGGATCAATGTGGACCCCAGCAGGGCGCGGCAGGCGCTATTCCAGCAGGAGATGGCGCGCCTGGCCCGCGAAGGTGGCACTGATGCGCAGCCAGAGTGGGCCCTGGATCGGGCCTACCGCGACGCGCGTGTGGAGCTCTGA
- the WDR6 gene encoding WD repeat-containing protein 6 — translation MDAHEDYVWPRATSELILLPVTGLECVGDRLLAGEGPDVLVYSLDFGGHLRMMKRVQNLLGHYLIHGFRVRPEPNGDLDSEAMVAVFGSKGLRVVKVSWGQGRFRELWRSGLWNMSDWIWDARWLEGNIALALGHNSVVLYDPVVGCMLQEVPCTDRCTLSSACLIGDTWKELTIVAGAVSNQLLVWYPAAALIDNKPVAPDRRVSGHVGVIFSMSYLESKGLLATASEDRSVRIWKVGDLRVPGGRVQNIGHCFGHSARVWQVKLLENYLISAGEDCVCLVWSHEGEILQAFRGHQGRGIRALAAHERQAWVVTGGDDSGIRLWHLVGRGYPGSGVSALCFKSRSRPGTLKAVTLAGSWRLLAVTDTGVLYLYDFEVKCWEQLLEDKRFQSYCLLEAAPGPEGFGLCAMANGEGRVKVVPINTPTAAVDLTLFRGKVHSLSWALRGYEELLLLASGPGGVVACLEISAAPSGKAIFVKERCRYLLPPSKQRWHTCSAFLPPGDFLVCGDRRGSVLLFPSRPALLKDLGIGGKAGAVTGALEAGSGSGGDETEWGPVSTLPSLHGKQGVTSVTCHGGYVYTTGRDGAYYQLFVRGGQLQPVLRQKSCRGMNWVAGLRMMADGSMVILGFHANEFVVWSPRSHEKLHIVNCGGGHRSWAFSDTEAAMAFAYLKDGDVMLYRALGGCTRPHVILRESLHGREITCVKRVGTITLGPEFEMPSFMQPDYLEPGSEGPGLTDIVITCSEDTTVCVLALPTATGSAHALTAVCNHISSVRALAVWGIGTPGGPQDPRPGLTAHVVSAGGRAEMHCFSIMVTPDPSTPSRLACHVMHLSSHRLDEYWDRQRNRHRMIKVDPETRYMSLAICELDRPGLGPLVAAACSDGAVRLFLLQDSGRRLQLLAETFHHKRCVLKVHSFTHEAPNQRRRLFLCSAATDGSLAFWDLTTVLDHGSTALEPPADPGLPYRLGTPCLTLQAHSCGVNSLHTLPTREGHLVASGSEDGSLHVFVLAVEAPELEEATGGAELVPQLHVLEEYSVPCAHAAHVTGLKILSPSLMVSASIDQRLTFWRLGHGEPTFMNSTVYHVPDVADMDCWPVSPEFGHRCALGGQGLEVYNWYD, via the exons ATGGACGCTCACGAGGACTACGTTTGGCCGCGGGCAACCTCCGAGCTCATACTCCTCCCGGTCACGGGTCTGGAGTGCGTGGGGGATCGGCTGTTGGCGG GTGAGGGGCCAGATGTCCTGGTGTACAGCCTCGATTTTGGTGGCCATCTGCGGATGATGAAGCgtgtgcagaacctgcttggccACTATCTTATCCATGGGTTCCGGGTGCGACCAGAACCAAACGGAGACCTTGACTCGGAGGCTATGGTGGCTGTGTTTGGGAGCAAGGGACTCCGAGTTGTGAAAGTTAGCTGGGGACAGGGCCGCTTCCGGGAGCTCTGGCGCTCTGGCCTATGGAACATGTCTGACTGGATCTGGGATGCACGTTGGCTTGAGGGGAACATAGCCTTGGCCCTGGGCCATAACTCAGTAGTGCTATATGACCCTGTGGTAGGGTGCATGCTGCAGGAGGTGCCCTGCACAGACAGGTGCACCCTCTCCTCAGCCTGTCTGATCGGAGACACCTGGAAGGAGCTGACCATAGTGGCAGGTGCTGTTTCCAATCAGCTCCTTGTCTGGTACCCAGCAGCTGCCTTAATAGATAATAAGCCTGTGGCCCCTGACCGACGGGTCAGTGGGCATGTGGGTGTCATCTTCAGCATGTCGTACCTGGAAAGCAAAGGCTTGTTGGCCACAGCTTCAGAAGACCGAAGTGTCCGCATCTGGAAGGTGGGTGACCTGCGGGTGCCTGGGGGTCGGGTACAGAATATTGGGCACTGCTTTGGGCACAGTGCCCGTGTGTGGCAGGTCAAGCTACTAGAGAATTACCTTATCAGTGCTGGAGAGGACTGTGTCTGCTTGGTATGGAGCCACGAAGGTGAGATCCTTCAGGCCTTTCGGGGCCACCAGGGTCGTGGCATCAGGGCTTTAGCTGCCCATGAGAGGCAGGCCTGGGTGGTTACTGGGGGTGATGACTCAGGCATCCGGCTGTGGCACTTGGTAGGGCGTGGGTACCCAGGTTCGGGGGTCTCAGCTCTCTGCTTCAAGTCCCGTAGCAGGCCAGGTACCCTCAAGGCTGTGACGCTGGCTGGCTCATGGCGACTACTGGCAGTGACTGACACAGGGGTCCTGTACCTCTATGACTTTGAGGTCAAGTGCTGGGAGCAGCTGCTGGAGGATAAACGCTTCCAGTCCTACTGCCTCCTGGAGGCAGCCCCTGGTCCTGAGGGCTTTGGACTGTGTGCCATGGCCAATGGGGAGGGTCGTGTCAAGGTTGTCCCCATCAACACTCCAACAGCAGCTGTGGACCTGACCCTATTCCGTGGGAAGGTGCATAGTCTGAGCTGGGCCTTGCGTGGCTATGAGGAGCTCCTGTTGCTGGCATCGGGCCCTGGTGGTGTAGTGGCTTGCCTGGAAATCTCAGCCGCACCCTCTGGCAAAGCCATCTTTGTAAAGGAACGTTGCCGGTACCTACTGCCTCCAAGCAAGCAGAGATGGCACACATGCAGTGCCTTCTTACCCCCTGGTGACTTCCTGGTGTGCGGGGACCGTCGGGGCTCTGTGTTGCTGTTCCCCTCCAGACCAGCTCTGCTCAAGGATCTTGGGATTGGGGGCAAGGCCGGAGCTGTCACTGGAGCACTTGAAGCAGGTAGTGGCAGTGGTGGGGATGAAACTGAGTGGGGCCCTGTGTccaccctcccttctctgcaCGGGAAGCAGGGTGTGACCTCGGTCACCTGCCATGGTGGCTACGTGTATACCACAGGGCGTGATGGCGCCTATTACCAGCTCTTTGTGCGAGGTGGCCAACTCCAGCCAGTCCTAAGGCAGAAGTCCTGTCGAGGCATGAACTGGGTGGCTGGGCTCCGTATGATGGCTGATGGGAGTATGGTCATCCTGGGTTTCCATGCCAATGAGTTTGTGGTGTGGAGTCCCCGATCCCATGAAAAGCTGCACATCGTTAACTGTGGTGGAGGGCACCGCTCCTGGGCCTTCTCTGATACCGAGGCGGCTATGGCCTTTGCCTACCTCAAGGATGGGGATGTCATGCTGTACCGGGCTCTGGGTGGCTGTACTAGGCCACACGTGATCCTCCGGGAGAGCCTGCATGGCCGTGAGATCACTTGTGTAAAGCGTGTGGGCACCATCACTCTGGGACCTGAATTTGAGATGCCCAGCTTCATGCAGCCTGACTACTTGGAGCCCGGCAGCGAGGGGCCTGGCCTGACTGACATTGTGATCACATGCAGCGAGGACACCACTGTCTGTGTCCTGGCGCTCCCCACAGCCACTGGCTCGGCCCATGCACTTACAGCTGTCTGTAATCACATCTCCTCGGTGCGTGCGCTGGCTGTGTGGGGCATTGGTACCCCAGGTGGCCCTCAGGATCCTCGGCCAGGCCTGACTGCTCATGTGGTGTCTGCGGGGGGCCGGGCTGAGATGCATTGCTTCAGCATCATGGTCACCCCAGACCCCAGCACCCCAAGCCGCCTCGCCTGCCACGTCATGCACCTTTCGTCCCACCGGCTAGATGAGTACTGGGACCGGCAGCGCAATCGGCACCGGATGATCAAGGTGGATCCAGAGACCAG GTATATGTCCCTAGCTATCTGTGAGCTCGACAGGCCTGGCCTTGGCCCCCTTGTGGCTGCAGCCTGCAGTGATGGAGCAGTGAG GCTCTTTCTTTTGCAGGACTCTGGGCGGCGGTTGCAGCTCCTGGCTGAAACCTTCCACCACAAGCGGTGTGTCCTTAAGGTCCATTCCTTTACACATGAGGCACCCAACCAGCGGCG gAGGCTGTTCCTGTGCAGTGCAGCTACTGATGGCAGCTTGGCCTTCTGGGATCTCACTACTGTGCTAGACCATGGTTCCACTGCCCTGGAGCCTCCAGCGGACCCCGGGCTTCCCTACC GACTGGGCACCCCCTGCCTGACCCTCCAGGCTCATAGCTGTGGTGTCAACAGCCTGCACACCTTGCCCACACGTGAGGGCCACCTTGTGGCCAGTGGCAGTGAGGATGGCTCCCTCCATGTCTTTGTGCTGGCTGTGGAGGCACCAGAGCTGGAAGAGGCCACTGGGGGTGCTGAGCTGGTGCCCCAGTTGCATGTGCTAGAGGAATACTCTGTCCCCTGTGCACATGCTGCCCATGTGACAGGCCTCAAGATCCTAAGCCCAAGCCTTATGGTCTCAGCCTCCATCGACCAACGGCTGACCTTCTGGCGTCTGGGGCATGGTGAGCCCACCTTCATGAACAGTACCGTGTACCATGTCCCAGATGTGGCTGACATGGACTGCTGGCCTGTGAGCCCTGAGTTTGGCCACCGCTGTGCTCTTGGGGGCCAGGGGCTTGAGGTTTACAACTGGTATGATTGA